Proteins encoded within one genomic window of Carassius carassius chromosome 22, fCarCar2.1, whole genome shotgun sequence:
- the LOC132098456 gene encoding zona pellucida sperm-binding protein 4-like, giving the protein MAGSWCLVQISLVCAFCHAVPQWSKSLQDVQALMMQQTDQQFQLQKPVQQLTNQQFPLRKPVQQLTKPQFPLQKPVQQLTNQQFPLQKPVQQLPTPQFPLQKPVQQLPTPQFPLQKPVQQLPTPQFPLQKPVQQLPTPQFPLQKPVQQLTKPQFPLQKPVQQLTNQQFPLQKPVQQLPTPQFPLQKPVQQITKPQFPIQKPVKQQFQKPVVQAEPLDKCAVADSEQIQCGLPGISGAECEAINCCFNGQQCFYGRAVTVQCIRDGQFVVVVSRDVTLPRLSLDTVHLLGGNDPPCAPVGSTPSFAIYQFPVTACGTSVMEDSGYVVYENRMTSSYEVGIGPYGSITRDSHFEFLFQCRYSGTSVEALVVEVNSVPPPPPVAAPGPLRVELRLANGQCVTKGCAEGDEAYTSYYSDADYPITKVLREPVYVEVHIMERTDPNIVLTLGRCWTTSTPSPLSLPQWDLLIDGCPYQDDRYLTTLVPVTGSSGLQFPTHYKRFVVKMFTFVDPASLAALKETIFIHCSTEVCHPSSGSCEQSCTRKRRDTRIKAVSGEQTVVSSGEVTLVM; this is encoded by the exons atggctggaagttggtgtttggttcagatttcgttggtctgtgcgttctgtcatgctgttccacagtggagtaaGTCGCTTCAGGATGTTCAAGCTCTGATGATGcagcaaactgaccagcagtttcagctccagaagccagttcaacagctaactaaccaacaGTTTCCGCTtcggaagccagttcaacagctaactaagccgcagtttccgcttcagaagcctgttcaacagctaactaaccagcagtttccacttcagaaaccagttcaacagctacctacaccgcagtttccacttcagaagccagttcaacagctacctacaccgcagtttccacttcagaagccagttcaacagctacctacaccgcagtttccacttcagaagccagttcaacagctacctaccccgcaatttccacttcagaagcctgttcaacagttaactaagccgcagtttccgcttcagaagcctgttcaacagctaactaaccagcaatttccgcttcagaagccagttcaacagctacctaccccgcaatttccacttcagaagccagttcaacagataactaagccgcagtttccgattcagaagccagttaaacagcagtttcagaagccagtagtgcaggcagagccccttgataaatgtgctgtagctgattctgagcagatccaatgtggtctacctgggatcagtggtgctgagtgtgaagctatcaactgctgctttaacggacagcagtgtttctatggaAGGGCGG tgactgtccagtgtattagagatggtcagtttgtggtagtggtgtctagagacgttactctgcctcgactgagtctggatacggttcatctactgggtggaaatgacccaccttgtgctcctgtggggtctacaccttcctttgctatataccagttccctgtgaccgcatgtggcacgagcgtGATG gaggacagcggatatgtggtgtatgaaaaccgaatgacctcctcgtatgaagtggggattggaccatatggttccatcacaagggacagtcattttga gtttctcttccagtgtagatattcgggaacttccgtggaagctctggttgtggaggtcaactctgttcctccacctccaccagtagctgctcctggacctctcagggtggagctcagactggccaatggccaatgtgtcaccaaaggctgtgctgaag gggatgaggcctacacgtcctattacagtgacgctgattatcccatcacaaaagtcctgcgagagcctgtgtatgttgaggtgcacattatggagaggaccgaccccaacattgtcctgacgctgggacgttgttggacgacttcaacccccagtccactcagtctcccccagtgggaccttctgatcgacgg atgcccttaccaggacgaccgctatctgaccacactggttccagtgactggatcgtctggtcttcagttcccaacccactacaagcgctttgttgtgaagatgttcacatttgtagatccagcctcactggctgctctgaaggaaacc atcttcatccactgcagtacagaggtgtgccatccatcatctggctcttgtgagcaaagctgcactaggaaac gaagagacactcgtatcaaggctgtctctggggagcagactgtggtttctagtggagaagttactctggtcatgtaa
- the LOC132098458 gene encoding zona pellucida sperm-binding protein 4-like — MAGSWCLVQISLVCAFCHAVPQWSKSLQDVQALMMQQTDQQFQLQKPVQQLTNQQFPLRKPVQQLTKPQFPLQKPVQQLTNQQFPLQKPVQQLPTPQFPLQKPVQQLPTPQFPLQKPVQQLPTPQFPLQKPVQQLTKPQFPLQKPVQQLTNQQFPLQKPVQQLPTPQFPLQKPVQQITKPQFPIQKPVKQQFQKPVVQAEPLDKCAVADSEQIQCGLPGISGAECEAINCCFNGQQCFYGRAVTVQCIRDGQFVVVVSRDVTLPRLSLDTVHLLGGNDPPCAPVGSTPSFAIYQFPVTACGTSVMEDSGYVVYENRMTSSYEVGIGPYGSITRDSHFEFLFQCRYSGTSVEALVVEVNSVPPPPPVAAPGPLRVELRLANGQCVTKGCAEGDEAYTSYYSDADYPITKVLREPVYVEVHIMERTDPNIVLTLGRCWTTSTPSPLSLPQWDLLIDGCPYQDDRYLTTLVPVTGSSGLQFPTHYKRFVVKMFTFVDPASLAALKETIFIHCSTEVCHPSSGSCEQSCTRKRRDTRIKAVSGEQTVVSSGEVTLVM, encoded by the exons atggctggaagttggtgtttggttcagatttcgttggtctgtgcgttctgtcatgctgttccacagtggagtaaGTCGCTTCAGGATGTTCAAGCTCTGATGATGcagcaaactgaccagcagtttcagctccagaagccagttcaacagctaactaaccaacaGTTTCCGCTtcggaagccagttcaacagctaactaagccgcagtttccgcttcagaagcctgttcaacagctaactaaccagcagtttccacttcagaaaccagttcaacagctacctacaccgcagtttccacttcagaagccagttcaacagctacctacaccgcagtttccacttcagaagccagttcaacagctacctaccccgcaatttccacttcagaagcctgttcaacagttaactaagccgcagtttccgcttcagaagcctgttcaacagctaactaaccagcaatttccgcttcagaagccagttcaacagctacctaccccgcaatttccacttcagaagccagttcaacagataactaagccgcagtttccgattcagaagccagttaaacagcagtttcagaagccagtagtgcaggcagagccccttgataaatgtgctgtagctgattctgagcagatccaatgtggtctacctgggatcagtggtgctgagtgtgaagctatcaactgctgctttaacggacagcagtgtttctatggaAGGGCGG tgactgtccagtgtattagagatggtcagtttgtggtagtggtgtctagagacgttactctgcctcgactgagtctggatacggttcatctactgggtggaaatgacccaccttgtgctcctgtggggtctacaccttcctttgctatataccagttccctgtgaccgcatgtggcacgagcgtGATG gaggacagcggatatgtggtgtatgaaaaccgaatgacctcctcgtatgaagtggggattggaccatatggttccatcacaagggacagtcattttga gtttctcttccagtgtagatattcgggaacttccgtggaagctctggttgtggaggtcaactctgttcctccacctccaccagtagctgctcctggacctctcagggtggagctcagactggccaatggccaatgtgtcaccaaaggctgtgctgaag gggatgaggcctacacgtcctattacagtgacgctgattatcccatcacaaaagtcctgcgagagcctgtgtatgttgaggtgcacattatggagaggaccgaccccaacattgtcctgacgctgggacgttgttggacgacttcaacccccagtccactcagtctcccccagtgggaccttctgatcgacgg atgcccttaccaggacgaccgctatctgaccacactggttccagtgactggatcgtctggtcttcagttcccaacccactacaagcgctttgttgtgaagatgttcacatttgtagatccagcctcactggctgctctgaaggaaacc atcttcatccactgcagtacagaggtgtgccatccatcatctggctcttgtgagcaaagctgcactaggaaac gaagagacactcgtatcaaggctgtctctggggagcagactgtggtttctagtggagaagttactctggtcatgtaa